The genome window TGCACAGCAGAAGCTGAAAGAAATCTCAATTTCTAAAATGGAAGATGCCGGTCTTTGGTATGGCATAATGCCTGCAGACGAAGGAATCATGCAGTTGAGACGCTTTGAAGCATCTCCTTTGGATAAAGAGCCTATTGAAGGTGAAGAAGAATCAGGTATCGTTGAAGCGGATGACTATGTTGTGGGTGCAAAGGTTTCCTTTTACAGAAGAAGTATGAGTACTTTTTCTATTCGCCCCATCAGACCTCTTCCTGTAGAAGGTATTGCAAAAACAATCTCAGTTTGGGTTGCCGGTAGAAATACAAACCATGTTCTTCAGCTTGAGATTTCTGACCATTTTGGTAATACAGCGTATATCAATATGGGAAAACTCAATTTTGTTGGTTGGAAAAAGATTACCGTGTCTGTGCCTCCTTCTATCGTTCAGCGTGATTATCATTACTATAACAAAATGGGAATTACAGTTGAAGGTTTCAACATTCTTTGTGATCTAGATGAGACCTATGGTAACTACTATATCTATCTGGATGACTTGAGAGCCGTTTCTGACTTGTTTGCAGAAGAAAGCAGGGATGAAGACGATCTCATAGATGCATGGTGATTTAAACTCTTTTTAAGATAATCGGGGCTACCATTTCGGTAGCCCTTTTTTTAGGACAATTTTAAAAAAGCCTTAAGATTCTTATCTACCCTAGGGATCAAATCATCCACATCTATATTCTTTTCAAGTGCAATGCATTCGTATGTATAAGCAATCAGACCGGGGTGGTTGTCCCGTCCTCTTTTGGGATGAGGAGCGAGGTAGGGTGCATCTGTTTCTACTAGAATTCTATCCAATGGAACTATCTTGAGAGAGTCTCTAATATCAGAAGCATTTTTAAAAGTGACATTCCCTGCATAGGATATATAAAATCCTTTTTCGAGTGCGACCTCTGCCAGCCTTTTGTTTCCTGGAAAGCAATGAAGTACCGCAGGTGTTTTAAAATCTCTTTCAAGAATCCAATGGATCATCTCATCTTCTGCATTTCGAATGTGAAAAATCAGAGGTTTTTCAGTTTCTTGGGAAATTTCATAGTGAGTATTGAGTAAAGCCTTTTGATCAGGGAGAGGAGAATATTCTCTAAAGAGATCCAATCCTGTTTCGCCTATGGCTTTCACAAGAGGATGATTGATCTGCTCCTTCAGAATCTCTATAAAATTATCAGGCCAGCTGTTTTTCGGGATATTGGGGTGGATACCGGCAGCAAAATAGAGTTGTTCATAATGATCAGCCCAGAATATACGTTCTGAGAAGTCATCTAGCTGTACCCCGGCATCCAGGAGTATTCCAGCACCTGCATCCTTAAGCGTTCGAAATAGAAGTTCTATGTCCATCTCTCTCCGCTTCATTTCCATAATGTGAAAATGACTGTCACTCATTCCCATTTTAAAATTATCTACCATTGTATTCCTCTCAAAAAAAAATCCCTGCATTGCTGCAGGGATTCGAATTACGAGAAAATTATCTCGGTTTACGCCTTTCCGGCAGATCCCAGAACATTTTCATTTTTACCCTTGTACATAACAACAAGTGCATCTCTGGCAGGACCAATATACTTTCTAGGGTCAAATTCGCCAGGTTTTTCGGCTAATACTTTTCTAATAGCCGCTGTCATAACCAGTCGTCCATCAGAGTCTATGTTGATTTTACAAACAGCGGAAGCAGCAGCTTCTCTCAGCTGAGATTCAGGGATACCAACGGCATCATCCAGTTTTCCACCAAATTTGTTGATTGTATCAACTTCCGCCTGTGGGACAGAGGAAGATCCATGAAGAACAATGGGGAATCCAGGGATTCTTTTTTCAATTTCTTTGAGGATGTCAAACCGGAGGGGAGGGGGTACAAGTACGCCTTCTGCATTTCTTTCACACTGGGAAGGTGTAAACTTGTTGGCACCGTGTGAGGTTCCGATAGAAATAGCCAGTGAGTCAACATTGGTTTTTTTGACGAAGTCTTCAACTTCGCTTGGTTTGGTATAGGTAGATTTTTCTGCAACAACATCATCTTCTACACCGGCAAGAACTCCCAGTTCTCCTTCCACTGTTACATCAAACTGATGTGCATACTCTACTACTTTTTTTGTGAGTGCAACATTTTCTTCGTATGAGTGATGTGATCCATCGATCATAACTGAAGAAAATCCATTGTCTATACAGTCTTTACACAATTCAAAGGTATCACCATGGTCCAAGTGAAGGGCGATAGGTATTTCATATCCCAGTTCTTTTGCATATTCAACTGCTCCTCTTGCCATGTTTCGCAGAAGAGTAGCATTGGCATACTTCCGTGCACCGGAAGAAACCTGCAGAATAACAGGTGATTTTGTCTCTACACATGCCTGGATAATAGCCTGAAGCTGTTCCAGATTGTTGAAATTGTAAGCAGGAACGGCATATCCACCGTCTACAGCTTTTTTAAACATCTCTCTTGTATTTGCTAATCCAAGATCTTTATAGCTTGTCATCATTTACTCCTTATAAAAGTAACGCACATTTTGTATGTTTAAAATATAGGCATCCTCAAAAATACTGTCAAGGGAAGAGATCAATAAAACCTTACCGATTCAAAGAATGAGACTAATTAATTCATTTTTAAATACAGAGGTCAATTCTGTAAGAAAATGATTGACCAAGCTAGTTCAGACATGTAATATAGCCATGGTGTTGCCGGTGTGGTGGAATTGGTAGACACCCGAGACTTAAAATCTCGTGGGCGCAAGCCCGTACCGGTTCAAGTCCGGTCACCGGCACAAACTTGAAAAGGCTGATTTGCGAATAGCAGATCAGCCTTTTTTTATGTTCTCATTTACGACAAAAGTATTGGTAAAGGTTTTTAGTATTCAAAAATCTTCCATATGAAATAGCCCTGCAGATTATGAAATCTTAGAAATCAGCACTATGTTTGCACATACTGCTGATAAATGAGACTTGACTGGTTGTGGATCAGGGATGTTTCCTAACACTTTTTGTCAAATCATCTTTGAATTTTTTGATCATGATTAATAATAGCGCACAAGGTTAATTGCGCTAAGCGCTACTATTTTTGAATAAGCCCATGAGTAAGCTGGAAGGTATCCAAGCCCTTTCCGTTGCCAGAGAGTCTACAATAAGTACGGCAACGGTACGGAAACCAACTATATCTATGATGAAAACCACTGCTGGCTAAGCAAAATCAAAACATCTCTAACACTTCCGGTGACTTCTACCAGATCACCTCGGCAGTAGGAAACTACGACTATCACAACGGCGGAGGAGTAGTAACCCGGGACAGTTCATATACGCCAACCTTTTCTTATGATAAAATAGAAAACATGTTGATCAAGCTAAGCAGCAAAGACAGCAGCAGCTCGGGCCTGAGCACCCTCGACTACAACAACACCTTCTCCTACTATGCCGACGCCCCTCACAGGGTAGAAGTCATAGCTAACAAGTACTATCGCTACGACCTTAACGGCAACCTGGAAGAAACCTTCTTCTTCGACAGCATGTGGAGCGTCTGCGGCACAGAATCAACTGACGGCCTCAGTCAGAGCAAGAACATCTACGTGGGAGAAACCAGGATATCCACCAAGCTG of Oceanispirochaeta crateris contains these proteins:
- a CDS encoding flagellar filament outer layer protein FlaA; the protein is MKKIILLTLVLTVAFSGIIFAQNAGEPNAAEIGVSSAQQKLKEISISKMEDAGLWYGIMPADEGIMQLRRFEASPLDKEPIEGEEESGIVEADDYVVGAKVSFYRRSMSTFSIRPIRPLPVEGIAKTISVWVAGRNTNHVLQLEISDHFGNTAYINMGKLNFVGWKKITVSVPPSIVQRDYHYYNKMGITVEGFNILCDLDETYGNYYIYLDDLRAVSDLFAEESRDEDDLIDAW
- a CDS encoding TatD family hydrolase — encoded protein: MVDNFKMGMSDSHFHIMEMKRREMDIELLFRTLKDAGAGILLDAGVQLDDFSERIFWADHYEQLYFAAGIHPNIPKNSWPDNFIEILKEQINHPLVKAIGETGLDLFREYSPLPDQKALLNTHYEISQETEKPLIFHIRNAEDEMIHWILERDFKTPAVLHCFPGNKRLAEVALEKGFYISYAGNVTFKNASDIRDSLKIVPLDRILVETDAPYLAPHPKRGRDNHPGLIAYTYECIALEKNIDVDDLIPRVDKNLKAFLKLS
- a CDS encoding class II fructose-bisphosphate aldolase, with the translated sequence MTSYKDLGLANTREMFKKAVDGGYAVPAYNFNNLEQLQAIIQACVETKSPVILQVSSGARKYANATLLRNMARGAVEYAKELGYEIPIALHLDHGDTFELCKDCIDNGFSSVMIDGSHHSYEENVALTKKVVEYAHQFDVTVEGELGVLAGVEDDVVAEKSTYTKPSEVEDFVKKTNVDSLAISIGTSHGANKFTPSQCERNAEGVLVPPPLRFDILKEIEKRIPGFPIVLHGSSSVPQAEVDTINKFGGKLDDAVGIPESQLREAAASAVCKINIDSDGRLVMTAAIRKVLAEKPGEFDPRKYIGPARDALVVMYKGKNENVLGSAGKA